The Candidatus Zixiibacteriota bacterium sequence ATTGATTTCATGGCAGACGGGGACATCCGCCATGCACGGATTAATTTACTACATAAATGCCTTGAAACAATAGTGCATTAAAAAACCCTCCCGATTCCGAGAGGGCTTTTGATTAAAAGGAGTTACAAAAATTCTTATACTTTTTGGATAGTAAAGGCGTCCACTATTTCACGGAGTTCTTCGGCCTGGCGATTCATATTTTGGGCTATATTCGAAGATTCGTCGGCTTGCTCGGACGTGTCTTTTGAAACATTCGATATCACCTCAATGCGCTTGGTGACCTCGGCGGCCACCTGTGACTGTTGCTCGGCGGCGGTAGCGATTTGCTCAATCATGCTCATGACATTATGCGACATTTGTTCGATTTCCGACAGGCTGTTTCCAGCTTCATCGGCCAATTGACGACCCTTTTCGACTTCTTTAATTCCCGATTCCATGGAACTAACGGCCTCATTGGTCCGGGTTTGAACTTCCTTGATGACTTCCGCTATTTTACCGGTGGCTTTTGCGGTGCGTTCGGCCAGATTGCGAACTTCGTCGGCAACCACAGCGAATCCGCGACCCTGCTCACCGGCGCGAGCGGCCTCAATAGCGGCGTTGAGAGCGAGCAGGTTTGTTTGGCTGGCGATATCTTCGATTACGCTGATAATTTGACCGATTTTATCGGCCGCTTCTGCCAGTTTACCAATTGAGCCGGCCGATTCGGCGACAACATCGGCAACGGAGTTCATCCCCTGGATTGTCCGGCTGACTATTTCTCCGCCTGAAGTGGCTGTATCTGATTGTTCCCGGGATGCTTCCGAAGCCTGTCCGGCGTTTCTTGACGATTCCATGATTGTGGCGGCCATTTCATCGATTGACGAAGCGACCTGATGAATATGTTCCGTTTGGCTGCGGGCACCGTCATTCATTTTGTTTGAGGCATCTGAAATATCAGTAGCGGCGACGACGAGATTACCGGCGCTGGTTTCCAATTGACGCACCATATCGGTCAGGTTCTCGACCATGGAACGGAACGAATTGCCCAGGGTGTCTTCGGCCGATTTTGCTTCAACTTTGCAGGTCAGATCACCACTGGCTATCCGTTGTGCCTGTTCCGATAGATATTGGAGATAATCCTGAAGGTTTCTGAACGTATCCGCCAAACGGCCCAGCTCATCTTTCGAGCGGTAATTAACCTCAAAATCCACATTTCCTACGGCCAATAATCCGGCGCAATTTTCGAGTTCCTGAATCGGCCTTGACAGAACCCGCTGAAGATTGAAAGCGATAAAAATACCCACTACGGCGCTTCCCAGAAGTACATATAAGCTGATATTTATAAACCAGAACATGCGGGCCTGCAGTTTATCGAGGTCGGACCTGATCCAGAGAGTACCGATAACTTCATTTCCGGAACTGATATCGCGTTTGATTATGAAATAATTATCCTCGAATAATACACCGTCATCGGGCATATTGGGTAAAGTAGCCGGTGGAGGGGAATCATCGCGGGCATATTTTGCAAATTCAGCGGCATCTGTTGTTTGAATCACGGACCAGGCGATTTGAGGATCGCGTTTTGCGGATTGCAATATTTCTTCGGCCGAATCGTTGTCCTCAAAAGTTACCGCGCTGGCGCAATTATCAGCCATGATTTGGGCCAGGAGTCTCGTGTTTTGGACAAGCTCTTTTTGATAGTTTTCGCGGTCGGTAATAATAAAGGCTATCGATGCCAGTATTAGAGTTATAATGCTTGTCAGGACGATAACTAAAGTAAGTTTTACGCGAATTGAGAAATCATTGAAACGGGTCATCTTTACTCTCCCTATGTTGCCAATTACGGATAACCCCGCCCCATGGCACCTGTATAGACTACTATACAATATCGACCAAAGTAGGAATCTCATTAATCATGGATTCAAACTGACAGGATTATTGCATATTTGATAACTCATTTACAGACAACAGAGATTTTGATATAATAATCTCTATGATTATGCCCATTAATTTATTTGTGAGACAGTTTGCTCATTATTTATACAATTCTTGTTGTCCTGGTGTTTCAGATTCGCAATATTGGTATCGATAAGTTATGCCCT is a genomic window containing:
- a CDS encoding methyl-accepting chemotaxis protein, translated to MTRFNDFSIRVKLTLVIVLTSIITLILASIAFIITDRENYQKELVQNTRLLAQIMADNCASAVTFEDNDSAEEILQSAKRDPQIAWSVIQTTDAAEFAKYARDDSPPPATLPNMPDDGVLFEDNYFIIKRDISSGNEVIGTLWIRSDLDKLQARMFWFINISLYVLLGSAVVGIFIAFNLQRVLSRPIQELENCAGLLAVGNVDFEVNYRSKDELGRLADTFRNLQDYLQYLSEQAQRIASGDLTCKVEAKSAEDTLGNSFRSMVENLTDMVRQLETSAGNLVVAATDISDASNKMNDGARSQTEHIHQVASSIDEMAATIMESSRNAGQASEASREQSDTATSGGEIVSRTIQGMNSVADVVAESAGSIGKLAEAADKIGQIISVIEDIASQTNLLALNAAIEAARAGEQGRGFAVVADEVRNLAERTAKATGKIAEVIKEVQTRTNEAVSSMESGIKEVEKGRQLADEAGNSLSEIEQMSHNVMSMIEQIATAAEQQSQVAAEVTKRIEVISNVSKDTSEQADESSNIAQNMNRQAEELREIVDAFTIQKV